CTCAGTGTGGCGTAACCACCGCCGTTGTATAGAAATGGCGCTTCCCGCGGGAACAGGTTCAGGAACCAGGTGTCGAATGCCCAGGCGAGATTTGTGTTTTTGTTCCAATGCGCGGCAAAGCCGTCGAAATTGTATTCCCATCCGGGGGGCACGCCCGTCAAAGCCTGGCCGGCATCCTGCACAGGATACAGCGCGAAAGCCAGCCAATATCCGAAGAGAATGGCCGCACAGGCTACGATCCGCGTTTTCGTGTTACAAAAACCTAGCGCAAACAGGAACGGATATCCCAGGCCGATCATCGTCAGCGTATCTTCAAAAGTAAAATTGGTCTGCTCCGAGTGCATGGAACGCAGGAAGATGCCCAAGAAAATCAGTATCAGCGAACGCACCAGGGTATGTCGCCACATGGCGGCGATGTTCTCCCCTTTCGCCATGCGCGCCGCCATGGAAAACGGCAGCGCTACGCCCACGAGAAACGAAAACGAAGGCTGGATCATATCATGCAGGGAACAACCCGCCCAGGGCACATGGCTCTGGTTGAAAGCCAGGAAACTCCAAAAACCGCTTTCGGGCAGCGCGGCGGATACTTTCTGAAGATTCAGCACTTCCGCCATCATCAGCAACATGACGAAACCGCGATAGATATCCACAGAGGCGATTCTGCCAGAAACCGGTAGTACAGCGGGTTTAACGGGAGGCGGTGCGGTTGCTGCCGCCGGAGGGATAGCATTCATGCGAGGTAATTATTGATGGTAGACAAGGTCGTAGGCCAGCTAAATATACAGGATAGTTCATAAAAAGTCTATTTACCGCGCCGCCGCGCCTTTTTTCATCCCCAATATGCGGAGGGCATTCTTGTTGTAGATCTTCTCCAGCACGGCATCCGGCAGCCCAAGGCCATAAATCATCCAGCGGCCCTGTAAATGGTGCCCCTGCGCCGGGTCGAAGTACTCATCCGTCGTTTCCAGGAAACGGAAGTAAATCCGGTAAGCCCTGGCGTCGGGAGCGGTATCCGTACCAAACAGCACCCGGTCCTGGTACCGGATCATGAATTTGCGGCAGGTAACCGGCTGGCGGCCCAGTTCGCTGATGCGCGCGCTGAACTCTACATAGAGATTGGGATATTTGTCGAGCCATATGGACACCTGCCCGAGGTCTTCCGGCAGGTTGGCCATATGCGCACCGATGAAGATCGTGTTGGGATGCTTCTCCAGCACCCGGTTGCGTTGCTCCAGCAGCGCTTCTTTTGTAGGAAAACCATTGCCATGGAACGACCAGTCGGGATGCTGCCCCAGCTCGTCGTACCGCTCGTTATGTTCATCCAGCGGCGTAAAAAAGCTTTGGGGTCGGATACGTGCATTAACACCGGAATCCCCAGCTCACCGCATTTACCCCAAATTGGATCCAGTCGCGGATCGTCAACCGCTACAAACCGCCCGGTTTTATCTTTTACCGACAACCCCAGGCTCTTGTATACTTTCACGCCGCCCGCACCCATCGCCACAGCTTCTTCCAGCCGCTTCGCTTCGTTCCTGCCAAAATCCGGCTCGTCGATCCGGCTCCATTCCGGCGCGAAGAACACCAGGAACCTTTCGCCGGTTGAATCTTTGGAACGCTGTATGTGTCTTTTGTAAAAATGATCTTTGGAATGCCCGTCCAGGCTCACCGCCATCACTACGCCCGTCTTGTCCATTTCAGCGAGATATTGGCCCGCCTTATCCAGGTTGCCGAGGTGATTATGGATATCGATCACGGGAAATTTAGGCCGTATGACCTCCGTCTGCGGCACCACCAGCTGGCTCACCGGCTTCCAGTCCACCAGCTTCAGCGCCGCCTTTTCCTGCGCCCGCGAGGGCAGGCACAGGAAAAAAGCAATGGCGCCGGCAAGGAAGGTTAGTTGTTTTAACATCTCCTTTCATTTTTTGGGGTGAACATCAATAGTATCCCTGCGTTTGTTCCAGCACGCCGGGAGCCGCCTGGCCGATCTGCACCTGCGGGATGGGGAATACTTTCATGAACGCCTGCGGGCGGAGCGTTGCCGTCACCGCCGTTTGCGTTACATTGTTGTAATTCCGCTCCTCGCGGATCAGCTGCGTAAAACGGCCGGTACGTGTAAGATCGAACCAGCGCTCGTTTTCGTAGGCGAATTCCAGCTGCCTTTCCAGCAGCAGCTTGTCATAAAAAGTGATCTCCGAGGCGATGTCCGCCGCTGTATAATTGTGAGTAGCATCCCCGAACGCGCGTTCCCGGATCTCATTAAGCGCAGCAACCGCCACCGCGGGCTGATTGCGGTGGAAAGCCACCTCCGCTCTCAGCAACACCACATCGGCATACCGGATTACGGGCAGATCCAGGCCGGAAGCGTCGAACGTATGGGGAATGGCGTATTTGGAGACATAGGGATAAAAAATGGTAGGCGCACCCGCAGATGCAGCAGTGTAATTCAACGTAACTGTCGCCGCCTTGCGCGTGTCCGCATCGTCGTACAATTTGATCAGGCTCCAGGACGGTAAAGCCACTTCATTACCCCGGTTCACGATGCCAGCCGCACCGGCATTGGGGATGAAGGCGGTAGAAAGACCATGCCCGTTGGATCCGTCGATATATTTCAGTGAGAAGATCGCTTCGGGATTATCCTCCCCGGTCAGCTTCCACAAGTCAGCGAAGTTATCAGCAAGATCATACCCCTGCAAAGTCGCGAACTGGTCCAGCGCGGCTTGTGCGGCGGCCCAGTCTTTCCGGTACACCTGCACCTTCGCCAGCAACGCGATGGCTGCGGCCTTACTGGCCCTGCCACGCGCTATGCCCGACTGCAACGGTAATTTGGCGGCTGCGTCGGTAAGGTCATCCACAATAAGCTGGTAGATCTCCGCCGCGGGCGACTTCCGCGTATTACGCGACGCTTCGATGCCGAGCACGCTCGTCACCTTCGGCACATCACCGAAGACACGCACGAGGTCAAAGTAAAACAGCGCGCGGAGAAACTTCGCTTCACCGGCAAACTGATCCTTCTGCCCGGCGCGATAGTCGGTTGGCCGGTCAATTTCCCCCAGCACGGAATTGGCGCGAAAGATGCCGTTGTACGTACTGATCCAGAAATTATTGAGCAGCGGGTTCCCCGGTTCAGGTGTTAGCCCGTCGAGCTCGAAAGAGCCGGCAATCGACTGGTTGGCAGACATGAAGAGGTTATCCGAAGGCACTTCCATCACGAGGTAATCACCCGGCTTGCGGCTTTGCAACCTGCTGTAAATGCCGATGGTCATCTGGTCGATATCGGCGGCCGTTTGCGGGAAGTTGGAGTTGGTGAGAAAGGATTCCGGCGAAAGGTCGAGCAGGTCACTTTTGCACCCCTGCCCGAAAACGGCGGCCATCATGCATGCGGCTATATAAATTCTGATAGGTTTCATTGCTGAATCGTTTTTCGTTTAGAATTGAACGTTGAGACCGAACGTCACTACGCGGTTAATGGGTTCCGTACCATCGTTGTACCCGGGGTAAGGCCCGTTGTACCCTTCCGGATTGTATCCGTGATAACCTTTATCCGTTACCATGAGGAGGTTTGCCACGGAGCAATACATCCGCAGCTGGCTCATACGGAGGCGGCGGGAGATGCTTTCCGGGAAATTATATCCCAGGTTGACGTTGCGCACCGCGAAGTAAGAACCATTCTCCAGGTAAAGGTCCGAGCGGCCCTGGAAGTTCAGCGTACTGAGTGCCGCGGCGGGCGTGCGGCCGTCGCCCGGCTCCTGTTCAGACCACCATTGGTTCTTCACCAGGTCGCGGCGCATGGCGCCCACGAGCGCGCCCTGGTAGTATTGATTTTCGTAGTTGTAGACTTTAGCGCCCAGGTTGGCCTGCACGGCGATGCTGAGGTCAAAGTTTTTGTAAGAGAAATCGTTCACCATACCGATGATCGCTTTCGGCTGGTAATTGCCGAGGATAACGCGGTCGCGTGCGTCGATGTTGCCATCTTTATTCACGTCTTCATAAATGGGATTTCCCAACCTGCTGCCGGGATACAACGGGATGCCGCTGTTCAGCACTTCATTGCTGGTAATCACGCCGATCGCTTTGTAACCGTAGTAAGAGAACATCGGCTCGCCCACGCGCAGGAGCCACGACATGCCGTACTGGTCTTCAAACAACTTTTCCTTGTCCACGCCCATATTCAGCACTTTGTTGCGGTTCATGGAGAAGTTGAAGGCCGTTTGCCAGGTGAACTTACCGGTCAGGTTTTGGGAATTGATCTCGATTTCGAAGCCCTTGTTGCCGATGTCCCCGATGTTGGAAATGGAACCTGTAAAGCCGCTGATCGCGGGAACGGCTACACTGTAAAGGAGATCATTGGTGCGCTTGTCATAATAATCGGCCGTGATGTTGATGCGGTTACGGAACAGGCCGATATCGATGCCGAAATCATAGCTACGGGTTTTCTCCCAGCTGAGTGCGCGGTTCTCGAGCGATGTCTGGGCTTTGCCCTTCCCAAGCTGATTGTTGGGAGAATATACGGTGCTGCCAATACCTCCCTGCCAGGAAAAGTCCCCGATATTGAAGTTGCCCGTTACGCCGTAACTGGCGCGGAGTTTCAGGTTGCTCAGCAGGGCGTTGCCTTTGA
Above is a genomic segment from Chitinophaga pollutisoli containing:
- a CDS encoding DUF5009 domain-containing protein; this translates as MDIYRGFVMLLMMAEVLNLQKVSAALPESGFWSFLAFNQSHVPWAGCSLHDMIQPSFSFLVGVALPFSMAARMAKGENIAAMWRHTLVRSLILIFLGIFLRSMHSEQTNFTFEDTLTMIGLGYPFLFALGFCNTKTRIVACAAILFGYWLAFALYPVQDAGQALTGVPPGWEYNFDGFAAHWNKNTNLAWAFDTWFLNLFPREAPFLYNGGGYATLSFIPTLGTMILGTFAGQALRSDDTPQRRIRLFVYCGIGLLAAGLLLHVTGICPIVKRIWTPSWTLASGGGCFLFMALFYWLADVAGYKKAFSSSP
- a CDS encoding amidohydrolase family protein, with translation MLEKHPNTIFIGAHMANLPEDLGQVSIWLDKYPNLYVEFSARISELGRQPVTCRKFMIRYQDRVLFGTDTAPDARAYRIYFRFLETTDEYFDPAQGHHLQGRWMIYGLGLPDAVLEKIYNKNALRILGMKKGAAAR
- a CDS encoding amidohydrolase family protein, translating into MLKQLTFLAGAIAFFLCLPSRAQEKAALKLVDWKPVSQLVVPQTEVIRPKFPVIDIHNHLGNLDKAGQYLAEMDKTGVVMAVSLDGHSKDHFYKRHIQRSKDSTGERFLVFFAPEWSRIDEPDFGRNEAKRLEEAVAMGAGGVKVYKSLGLSVKDKTGRFVAVDDPRLDPIWGKCGELGIPVLMHVSDPKAFLRRWMNITSGTTSWGSIPTGRSMAMVFLQKKRCWSNATGCWRSIPTRSSSVRIWPTCRKTSGRCPYGSTNIPISM
- a CDS encoding RagB/SusD family nutrient uptake outer membrane protein, producing MKPIRIYIAACMMAAVFGQGCKSDLLDLSPESFLTNSNFPQTAADIDQMTIGIYSRLQSRKPGDYLVMEVPSDNLFMSANQSIAGSFELDGLTPEPGNPLLNNFWISTYNGIFRANSVLGEIDRPTDYRAGQKDQFAGEAKFLRALFYFDLVRVFGDVPKVTSVLGIEASRNTRKSPAAEIYQLIVDDLTDAAAKLPLQSGIARGRASKAAAIALLAKVQVYRKDWAAAQAALDQFATLQGYDLADNFADLWKLTGEDNPEAIFSLKYIDGSNGHGLSTAFIPNAGAAGIVNRGNEVALPSWSLIKLYDDADTRKAATVTLNYTAASAGAPTIFYPYVSKYAIPHTFDASGLDLPVIRYADVVLLRAEVAFHRNQPAVAVAALNEIRERAFGDATHNYTAADIASEITFYDKLLLERQLEFAYENERWFDLTRTGRFTQLIREERNYNNVTQTAVTATLRPQAFMKVFPIPQVQIGQAAPGVLEQTQGYY